The Fortiea contorta PCC 7126 genome has a segment encoding these proteins:
- a CDS encoding polyribonucleotide nucleotidyltransferase, whose amino-acid sequence MAEVDKSISFDGRDIRLKVGLLAPQAGGSVLIQSGDTAVLVTATRSQAREGIDFLPLTVDYEERLYAAGRIPGGIMRREGRPPEKTILTSRLIDRPLRPLFPSWLRDDLQIVALTLSMDEQVPPDVLAVTGASIATLMAQIPFHGPMAAVRVGLVGDDFIINPTYAEIEAGDLDLIVAGSPDGVIMVEAGANQLPERDIIEAIDFGYEAVRDLIKAQQDLIAELGLEIIEVAPPEVDPTLENFISDRANAEIKKILAQFELTKPERDAALDVVKEGIVSAIAEMPEDDPIRAATIANSKALGNTFKDITKHFMRRQIIEDNVRVDGRKLDEVRPVSCLVDVLPKRVHGSGLFNRGLTQVLSACTLGTPGDAQNLSDDLQTDQSKRYLHHYNFPPFSVGETKPLRAPGRREIGHGALAERSLIPVLPSKEQFPYVIRVVSEVLSSNGSTSMGSVCGSTLALMDAGVPITKPVSGAAMGLIKEGSEVRVLTDIQGIEDFLGDMDFKVAGTDAGITALQMDMKISGLSLDVIAQAIHQAKSARLHILEKMLACIDQPRTETSPFAPRLLTIKIDPDMIGLVIGPGGKTIKGITEETGAKIDIEDDGTVTISAVDEGKAKKARNIIQGMTRKLHEGDVYVGRVTRIIPIGAFVEFLPGKEGMIHISQLADYRVGKVEDEVAVGDEVIIKVREIDNKGRINLTRLGIHPDQAAAAREAAAVNR is encoded by the coding sequence CGGGATATTCGACTGAAGGTCGGCCTACTAGCACCCCAAGCTGGTGGGTCTGTCTTGATACAATCAGGGGACACAGCTGTTTTGGTGACGGCTACGCGATCGCAAGCCAGAGAAGGCATTGATTTTCTGCCCCTCACAGTAGACTACGAAGAAAGATTGTATGCTGCAGGTAGGATTCCCGGCGGGATCATGCGGCGTGAAGGTCGTCCACCAGAAAAAACAATTCTTACCAGCCGTCTGATAGATCGTCCCCTGCGTCCTTTGTTCCCTTCATGGTTGCGGGATGACTTGCAAATTGTGGCATTAACATTGTCAATGGATGAGCAAGTACCACCCGATGTGTTAGCAGTTACAGGTGCATCAATTGCTACCCTTATGGCCCAAATCCCCTTTCATGGGCCAATGGCCGCAGTGCGAGTGGGTTTAGTGGGAGATGATTTCATTATTAACCCCACCTATGCCGAAATTGAAGCCGGAGATTTGGATCTGATAGTCGCAGGTTCACCAGACGGCGTGATTATGGTGGAAGCGGGAGCAAATCAGTTACCAGAGCGAGATATTATCGAGGCAATTGATTTCGGCTATGAAGCAGTGCGAGATTTAATCAAAGCGCAACAGGATTTGATCGCCGAGCTAGGTTTAGAAATTATCGAAGTTGCGCCACCAGAAGTAGACCCCACACTGGAAAATTTCATTAGCGATCGCGCCAACGCCGAAATTAAGAAAATTTTGGCGCAATTTGAGTTGACCAAGCCTGAGCGAGATGCTGCTTTGGATGTGGTTAAAGAAGGCATTGTTAGTGCGATCGCCGAAATGCCTGAAGATGATCCTATCCGCGCCGCTACCATCGCTAACAGCAAAGCCCTAGGTAATACCTTTAAAGACATTACCAAACACTTCATGCGGCGTCAAATCATTGAAGATAACGTCCGTGTGGATGGGCGGAAACTGGATGAGGTGCGTCCTGTGTCTTGCCTAGTTGATGTCTTACCCAAACGAGTCCACGGAAGCGGTTTATTTAACCGGGGGCTGACTCAGGTGCTATCAGCTTGCACTCTCGGTACACCAGGAGACGCCCAAAATCTCAGCGACGATTTGCAAACAGATCAATCCAAACGCTACCTCCACCATTACAACTTCCCACCCTTCTCTGTTGGGGAAACTAAACCGCTGCGGGCTCCAGGTAGGCGAGAAATTGGTCATGGTGCCTTAGCAGAGCGTTCTTTGATACCTGTGCTACCGTCTAAAGAACAGTTTCCCTACGTAATCCGCGTGGTATCGGAAGTACTGTCCTCCAACGGTTCCACATCCATGGGTTCAGTGTGCGGTTCCACCCTCGCCCTGATGGACGCTGGTGTACCAATTACTAAACCAGTTAGCGGTGCGGCTATGGGTCTAATTAAAGAAGGCTCAGAGGTACGTGTTCTCACTGATATCCAAGGTATCGAAGACTTTTTAGGCGACATGGATTTCAAAGTTGCCGGTACAGATGCAGGGATTACCGCCTTGCAGATGGATATGAAAATCTCTGGTTTGTCTTTGGATGTCATCGCTCAAGCTATCCATCAAGCCAAATCAGCGCGCTTGCACATTCTGGAAAAAATGCTCGCTTGCATTGACCAACCCCGTACAGAAACTTCGCCCTTTGCTCCCCGTCTGCTGACAATTAAGATTGATCCTGACATGATCGGTCTGGTCATCGGCCCTGGAGGAAAGACAATTAAGGGCATCACCGAAGAAACTGGTGCCAAAATTGACATCGAAGATGACGGCACGGTGACGATTTCGGCAGTGGATGAAGGTAAGGCGAAAAAAGCGCGTAATATCATCCAAGGCATGACCCGCAAACTCCATGAAGGAGATGTTTATGTGGGGCGTGTAACTCGAATTATCCCGATTGGCGCATTTGTGGAGTTTTTGCCTGGGAAAGAAGGCATGATCCATATTTCTCAACTAGCTGATTATCGCGTGGGCAAAGTTGAGGATGAAGTCGCCGTTGGTGATGAAGTGATTATCAAAGTCCGGGAAATTGATAACAAAGGTCGGATTAATCTCACACGTTTGGGTATCCACCCAGATCAAGCAGCTGCGGCGCGGGAAGCTGCAGCGGTAAATCGGTAA
- a CDS encoding PLP-dependent aminotransferase family protein translates to MDFVITINSHVHTPLHRQVYEELRQAILSGRLAPGQKLPSTRSLAQSLSISRATVTQGYEQLLSEGYLETTIGSGTFVCRQLPDDLLQTPPIESTSQVTNSPISLSAYGVSLTERSLFRLPEPEAQISFSYGRPAFDKFPLHVWRQLLSRHCRVNTDVLDYTNNSMGDQRLREAIAAYLSRSRAVKCSAEQIIIIDGSQQGLDLITRLLINRGDWIAVEDPGYLGARRAFLANGARLFPVSVDESGLLVTNLTTDITPKIKLIYVTPSHQFPTGALLSLPRRLELLAWAHKSEAIIIEDDYDSEYRYGQRPIPALQGLDHRNSVIYVGTFSKVLFPALRLGYLVLPHTLVDVFTRAKWLADRQSSLLEQHALTDFINEGHLERHIRRMRSLYDQRRQTLVKSLAAHFGDKVTIIGENAGMHLMVKINTTLSDQEIVQGAAHLGVGINAAHSYYLKTSPGSEFVLGYAELNEQKIQDGIDRLAQIILNS, encoded by the coding sequence ATGGACTTTGTAATTACCATTAACTCCCACGTTCATACACCACTACATCGCCAAGTGTATGAAGAATTGCGACAGGCGATCTTATCCGGAAGATTAGCCCCAGGACAAAAACTACCTTCCACGCGATCGCTAGCGCAATCTTTAAGTATATCTCGTGCTACTGTTACTCAAGGATACGAGCAATTACTGAGTGAAGGCTATCTAGAAACAACTATCGGGTCGGGTACATTTGTCTGTCGTCAACTCCCCGATGACTTGCTCCAAACACCACCAATTGAGTCAACATCTCAAGTCACCAATTCACCCATATCTTTATCAGCTTATGGAGTGAGTTTAACAGAGCGATCGCTATTTCGTCTTCCAGAACCAGAAGCACAAATTAGCTTCAGTTACGGAAGACCAGCCTTTGACAAATTTCCTCTTCATGTGTGGCGTCAGCTGCTGTCTCGCCATTGCCGTGTGAATACAGATGTGCTCGACTATACTAATAACTCGATGGGAGATCAACGACTACGAGAGGCGATCGCTGCATATCTTTCGCGCTCCAGAGCCGTAAAATGTAGTGCAGAGCAAATCATCATTATTGATGGTTCTCAACAAGGACTAGACTTAATCACACGCCTCCTCATTAATCGGGGTGACTGGATCGCCGTTGAAGACCCTGGCTATTTGGGAGCAAGGCGAGCTTTTTTAGCCAACGGGGCGCGTTTATTCCCCGTGTCTGTGGATGAATCGGGACTGTTAGTTACCAACTTGACAACAGATATCACGCCAAAAATTAAACTAATTTATGTCACCCCGTCTCACCAATTCCCCACCGGAGCGTTATTATCTCTCCCTCGCCGATTAGAACTGTTAGCCTGGGCGCACAAATCAGAAGCAATCATTATTGAAGATGATTACGATAGCGAATATCGTTACGGTCAGCGTCCTATTCCCGCATTGCAAGGATTAGACCACAGAAACTCCGTGATTTATGTTGGTACATTCTCTAAAGTCTTGTTTCCCGCTTTGCGTTTGGGTTATCTAGTGTTACCACACACTTTAGTAGATGTATTTACCCGTGCTAAGTGGTTAGCAGACCGCCAATCGAGTTTGTTAGAACAGCACGCCCTCACGGATTTTATCAATGAAGGACATTTAGAGCGGCATATCCGGCGAATGCGATCGCTCTATGACCAGCGACGCCAAACTCTAGTCAAGTCTCTAGCTGCTCATTTCGGCGACAAAGTAACAATTATCGGCGAAAATGCCGGAATGCATCTGATGGTCAAAATCAATACTACCTTGAGTGATCAAGAAATAGTCCAGGGTGCTGCACATCTGGGAGTGGGAATTAATGCTGCTCATTCTTATTATCTAAAAACCAGCCCCGGTAGCGAATTTGTTTTGGGCTACGCTGAACTCAACGAGCAAAAGATTCAGGATGGAATTGACCGACTAGCGCAGATAATTTTGAACTCATAA